The Desulfococcus multivorans DNA window GGATGATGTCCTTCAGGGGGGCCGTGAGGGTTTTTGAGAACCGCCGTGTGTAAAACGCCGTATCGAGGTCTTCGGGAGAAAGTCCCACGGCAGAGATGTTGAGCAGGGGATGATCCGTCGGGCAGGCCACCAGAGGATCCAGGCAGGCGAGAAGGTGCCCCATATCCCGGTATCGGTATTTGAGCGCCTCCACCCGTGACTGGAGGAGGGTTTTGTCGATGGTGCAGGCCTCTTCGGGCAGATCCGTATCCGGTCGGGAGAGCCCCTCATCCGCCCGGACGACGGTTTTCAGATCGAGGCCGCCTGCCGTCTCGAATCCCTTGAAAAAGATCCGCCAATCCCGTTCCACGGCATCAGGATCGTTTTTCCAAAGCTGGTACTGCCGGTCGATGTACGCCATGTTCATCGTTTCGGAGATGTCAATCATTTCCACCTCTGTTCATTTGTCTTGAAACACATGCTGAAGTGTCGAAACACGGTATAACGGCATTATGCGTCGAAACGTTGTCGAAACCAGTCTGCCGCGAGGTCGGCAACCTTTTCACGCAACGCGGCATCGCTGAACATGTGATCCGCACCATGGACGATCTCGAGCGTCGCGCGGGGATTTCGTTCCTTGGCGGCCTCGGCGTGCCATACCGGAATGATCTCATCCTTATCCCCATGAATGATGAGAAGCGGTGCGCTGAGGGCCGAGACGGCTTCAAGAATGTCATATCCGGACGCATCCTCGAAAAATGCGTTCGACAGTGCCAATTCACGCCCCCGACTCTGGAATGTCACACGACCGGTCTCCCGGAGCCGCGACAGCTGATCGTGGGTAAACATCGCTTCGGGATCCAACCCGCCAAGGCGGCCGGAAAAAGCCGATACACCGACGACGTCCGTCATCCGTAAGGCGGCCAGAACGGCAATGGCCGCCCCCATGCTGTGGCCGGCCAGTCCGAAACGCGACAACCCCCTGGCGGCAAGAAACCGACGCGCCGGCGTCATCTCACCGATATGCCGGGTGTAGGCGGTATTGATAAAATCCCCCTCACTCTGACCGTTTCCGGAAAAATCGAACCGAAGGGCCGCAATTCCCCGATCCGTCAGTTTGCGGGCTGTTTCCCGGAGCACGGTGGTATGTCGTGAGCAGGTAAAACAGTGGCCGAAGATGACGCACTCCACCGCGGGGGATTCGGGGAGGTGAAGTGTGCCGGCCAATATTTCACCCTCGTCGTTCTTGAATTGTATCGTTTCTTCCATACGGATCCTTTCCCTGACGATGTCCCTGGTGCCTGCCGCCGGAAAGACGCAGGACCAACAGATGCATCACATCGTTCCCGCAGACGGCACGGATGCCGTAATATCAAAACCTGCCGTATGGAGGTGCGGCATCTTTTCGCCATGCCTTTCGGGGTGTGTTGGTGAGCTTAATATCAGAATCCGAGAAAATCAAGAAAAAGCATTTTCTAGCGTATTGCTCAGATTTCGGTTTTCGTTGAGGAGAGGCTGAAGACTGAAGGTTGAAGGGGCACAAACACACCGTTCATCGCAGACGTTCCCCTTCAGCCTCGATCCCGAAAGCTGAAGTATTGACGGTATGACAGGGGGTGGGATATGGATGTCGGCTGTTCGGAGGATGGACGATCCATCTCTCCGAACACCTGTTGTCTGAGAACTTTTTGTCGCTGAGGACTGTCGGATCGGGGTTCAGCCGTTCAGCTTCGCCATCCGTTCGGCAACAGCCTCAAAGGCAAGCGTCACAGGAGATGTCTTGTATATCTCCTGATAGCAGCTCCCTGAATCCCCGCAAGCCACGATCTTGGGCTCAAAGGGTATTCTGCCGAGGAAATGAATGCCGAAATCACTGGCGGTTTTCTCACCGCCCCCCGTGCCGAACATGTCGATGGCTTCACCGCAATGGGGACATTTGAAACCGCTCATGTTTTCGATGAGACCGAAAATTTCCATCTTGATGGTCTGGCAGAAATTGATGGATTTCCGGACATCCGCCAGCGAAACCTCCTGGGGCGTCGTGACGATGATCGCCTTGGCGCCTGAAATCGTCTGAGCCACACTCAGGGGTTCGTCTCCCGTTCCCGGAGGCGAGTCGATTATCAGATAATCCAGTTCCCCCCACTCCACATCCGATATGAACTGACGGATGACCGAATGTTTCATGGGTCCTCTCCAGATGATGGCGTCGTCCTTGCTCGCACTGAGGGATTCGATGGACACCGCGGAAAGGTTGTCGGAGTAGGCCAGGGGCGTCAGCTTCCTGTTGGCGTTGACGCCCAGCATCTCCTTCTGTATGCCGAGCATTCTGGGCACGTCCGGGCCGTGAATGTCCACGTCCATAATCCCGACCTTGAAGCCCTTTTTGGCCAGTGCCATCGCAAGGTTGACCGAAACGCTCGTCTTCCCGACGCCTCCCTTGCCGCTCATGACCATGAAGATCTGTTTTATTTTTCGGAGGGAATCTTCCAGGGCTGCGTCCTGCTCGGACTGTTTCTGTTTCTGCTGGGACGATTTGCAATCGCCGCCGGTGATCATTTCCATAATTCAATCTCCTCGAACGTTAAAACAACCATAACAAACGCACCGGCACCTTTCGGTGCCAAACGTCAAAAGACGGACGCCTCTGCATCAACCGCCTGCAAAGGATCTTTCCGTCTCCCATCTTTGAGGGGGCAGACCGGTCGCCGGTATACCCACGTGTTCAACTGTCTTTCCCTGAAAGACAATAACGCCTTCTCAGGGGATTTTCAAGCACCGCCCCACCCGACCCGGGTCCTGCATACCTTTATTCGGAGACACGATGGAAATACCGACTGTTGCAAGCCGGACAGCTTTCGGGTTTTCCCGTGCCGAGGGGTTCATCCCATTTGTAGTTGCACTTGTCACAGACGAAAATCCGGTTGTCTTCCACAATCGTGTAGTTCCCACCGTCAACGTTGATGGCTTTTCCATTGATCAGCGCGTCGGCGATCACCTTTCTGGCCCGCTGGATGATCCTCCCGAAAGTGGCCCGGGAAACCCCCATCCGCTGACCGGCTTCCTCGTAGGAAAGCCCCAGCAGATCTGAAAGGCGAATCGACTCCCGTTCGTCTACGGTCAGGGAGACCTCCTCGAGGTCGACCATTGGTATACCCCGCGGCTTGAAATAGCTGATTTCGGGATTAAACGCCACCAGTCGATTTTTTTTGGGTCTGACCATATATCCGCTCCTTGGTTTGACAGAATTAAACCGATTCGGGCCATCGCACGAGTCGGTATGACTTCTGAAACATGTGTTAGAATAATATCTCAAAATATAGTCTGATTTTTGAATTGTAAAGCGCTTTCCAAGAAAATTTTCCATTTTTGGCGGCGGCGGTTTCCGGATCCCCAATGGTGTCTATGCGTCCCATTTCCAAGACCCCCGGCCCTTCCGTCCAAAAAATAGTCTTGCGATTTCTCACAGAAGTCGTTAGATTAACCCGGATATTGTTCTGAAGCCTGTTTTAACCATGACTTTCCAAAAGCGTGACGATATGCCCGAAGCCACGGATTTGACAGCCGATTTAAAACCCGATCTGACGACCCGCATCGGGGGTGTCCTGCTCAAGAACCCGGTCATGACCGCTTCGGGCACCTTTGGGTATGGTCGTGAATATTCTCCCTTCATCGATCTCAACCGTCTGGGAGCCATTGTTGTCAAGGGGCTTTCCCTCTCTCCCGCCAAAGGCAATCCGCCCCAGCGCATCGCCGAAACCCCTTGCGGGATGCTGAACGCCATCGGCCTTGAAAATGTCGGCCTCGACGCCTTCGTTGAAAAAAAGCTGCCTTTCCTGAGATCGATCGCAACACCGACATGGATCAACATTTACGGCAAAACCGTCGAGGAATATGCCGAATTGGCCCGGAGAATTGATGACATTGAAGGGATTGCCGGTATAGAACTCAACATTTCCTGCCCCAACGTCAAGACCGGCGGCATCGCCTTCGGCGTCGACCCGCAGATGGCTAACGAGGTGGTTGAGGCCGTCCGGAAACGAACCTCACGACCGCTCATGGTCAAACTCTCTCCCAACGTCACCGACATCACTCAGATCGCCCGAAGCGCCATCGATGGGGGCGCAGACGCTCTCTCACTCATCAACACCATCACCGGCATGGCCGTCGACATCCACCGTCGGCGCTCCAAGATCGCCAACATCACCGGCGGACTGTCCGGACCCGCCATCAAACCGGTGGCGCTCAGAATGGTGTGGCAGGTCGCCCAGATGAGCGAGGTGCCGGTGGTGGGGATCGGCGGCATCGCCAAAGCCGAGGATGCCTTGGAATTTATCATCGCCGGCGCCGCTGCCGTTCAGATCGGCACCGCCAATTTCATCGACCCCACCGTATCGGTCCAGATCGTCGACGGCATCGAACGCTACATGATCACCCACGGCATTTCCCGATTGACAGAGCTGATCGGAAGCCTTGAAACATAGTTCATCATCCACCTGGAAAGGAGACAGGAATGCATTTTGAAAGCATAAACGAGATTATCGATTTTGCGATCCAGAAGGAACAGGAAGCCGTCGACTTTTACCTTACAGCCAGCCGGGAAGAATCCATGTCAGGCTCGAAGGAAATGCTGATCGAGTTTTCGGAAGAAGAAAAAAAGCACAAACGCATGCTCGAAGAGCTCAAGGTCAAAGGCTATGCCGAAGGCGTCGAAGACTATCAGTTCAAATGGATCAAGGACATCAAGCGCAGCGACTACATGGACGACATGGTTTACAAGCCGGGAATGGGATATCGGGACATTCTGATTGTCGCCATCAAGCGGGAGGAAAACGCTCTGAAGCTCTACAACAAATTGCTGGCCGAGGCCAAGTCCGAAAACGCCAAAGCCATTTTCAAGATCCTCTGCCAGGAAGAAGCCAGGCACAAGCTGGGTCTTGAAACCCTGTACGACGATCATATGGCTGAAATGGGCGATTGATCCCGGCAGTATGATCCCGATCATGTCGTTCGGTTTTACGATCCCCCATACCGTAAAAGGCAGGGGGATTTTTCGTTGAATCCGAAGCGGGGCCGGCGAGCACGGAGATGATCGACCCGCCGCCGCACACATGGTCGGCGATCGAATTGAAAGGATAAGTCATTGTGTTGAAACGCTGTATAATGATCGCATTGGCCGTACTGACGGTGGTGTTACCCTCGTGTTCCGCCGAAACCGTCGGCGGCGTCGCCGTCCCGGATACGCTGACGGCGGGCAATGTGCCGCTCGTTCTGAACGGAGTGGGTTTGAGACAAAGGTTTTTCATGAAAATATACGCCGGAGCGCTGTATCTCGAAAAAAAAAGTTCTGATGCCCGAAAGATTATCGCGGCGGAAGCACCCATGGCCATCCGCATGCACTTCATTCATGACGGGGTGCCCAGCCGGAAACTGATCGAGGCCTGGAACGAGGGATTCGAAAACAGCACCAGGGGAGATACGGCGGCGCTTGCGTCACAGATCGAAAAATTCAATGCATGCTTCACTGAAGCGGCGCGTGCGGGGGATGTCTATGACATCATTTATTCCCCGGGGCAGGGGATCCGCGTCTATAAGAAAAATCAGCTCCGCGGGGCGATTCAGGGGACCGCGTTCAAAAAGGCCCTGTTCGGTATCTGGTTGGGGGAAAAGCCCGCGGATCAGAACCTCAAGGAGGATATGCTGGGCAAATAGACCATAGGGAGTTGAGGCTTACCGTCGCAGGCCGATGCGGCCCGGGCGTGCGACCCCGCTGTCACAAAAACCGACATTCCAT harbors:
- a CDS encoding alpha/beta hydrolase, whose product is MEETIQFKNDEGEILAGTLHLPESPAVECVIFGHCFTCSRHTTVLRETARKLTDRGIAALRFDFSGNGQSEGDFINTAYTRHIGEMTPARRFLAARGLSRFGLAGHSMGAAIAVLAALRMTDVVGVSAFSGRLGGLDPEAMFTHDQLSRLRETGRVTFQSRGRELALSNAFFEDASGYDILEAVSALSAPLLIIHGDKDEIIPVWHAEAAKERNPRATLEIVHGADHMFSDAALREKVADLAADWFRQRFDA
- a CDS encoding Mrp/NBP35 family ATP-binding protein; the encoded protein is MEMITGGDCKSSQQKQKQSEQDAALEDSLRKIKQIFMVMSGKGGVGKTSVSVNLAMALAKKGFKVGIMDVDIHGPDVPRMLGIQKEMLGVNANRKLTPLAYSDNLSAVSIESLSASKDDAIIWRGPMKHSVIRQFISDVEWGELDYLIIDSPPGTGDEPLSVAQTISGAKAIIVTTPQEVSLADVRKSINFCQTIKMEIFGLIENMSGFKCPHCGEAIDMFGTGGGEKTASDFGIHFLGRIPFEPKIVACGDSGSCYQEIYKTSPVTLAFEAVAERMAKLNG
- a CDS encoding chalcone isomerase family protein; protein product: MLKRCIMIALAVLTVVLPSCSAETVGGVAVPDTLTAGNVPLVLNGVGLRQRFFMKIYAGALYLEKKSSDARKIIAAEAPMAIRMHFIHDGVPSRKLIEAWNEGFENSTRGDTAALASQIEKFNACFTEAARAGDVYDIIYSPGQGIRVYKKNQLRGAIQGTAFKKALFGIWLGEKPADQNLKEDMLGK
- a CDS encoding ferritin family protein, whose translation is MHFESINEIIDFAIQKEQEAVDFYLTASREESMSGSKEMLIEFSEEEKKHKRMLEELKVKGYAEGVEDYQFKWIKDIKRSDYMDDMVYKPGMGYRDILIVAIKREENALKLYNKLLAEAKSENAKAIFKILCQEEARHKLGLETLYDDHMAEMGD
- a CDS encoding dihydroorotate dehydrogenase gives rise to the protein MPEATDLTADLKPDLTTRIGGVLLKNPVMTASGTFGYGREYSPFIDLNRLGAIVVKGLSLSPAKGNPPQRIAETPCGMLNAIGLENVGLDAFVEKKLPFLRSIATPTWINIYGKTVEEYAELARRIDDIEGIAGIELNISCPNVKTGGIAFGVDPQMANEVVEAVRKRTSRPLMVKLSPNVTDITQIARSAIDGGADALSLINTITGMAVDIHRRRSKIANITGGLSGPAIKPVALRMVWQVAQMSEVPVVGIGGIAKAEDALEFIIAGAAAVQIGTANFIDPTVSVQIVDGIERYMITHGISRLTELIGSLET
- a CDS encoding DUF134 domain-containing protein, whose amino-acid sequence is MVRPKKNRLVAFNPEISYFKPRGIPMVDLEEVSLTVDERESIRLSDLLGLSYEEAGQRMGVSRATFGRIIQRARKVIADALINGKAINVDGGNYTIVEDNRIFVCDKCNYKWDEPLGTGKPESCPACNSRYFHRVSE